From a region of the Nocardia sp. XZ_19_385 genome:
- a CDS encoding DinB family protein → MAIVPDDKNWTWVLEKTCPECGFDAPATAYEKVPGLTRDYAARLAGALTKDDATVRPDENTWSALEYAAHVRDVCRIFTYRTDIAARRAATDPQVPGFDATTGVADGLPLFSNWDQDVTAIADNYGAQDPAVVATELVEAAESIARAIESVPAADHELAVRRSDGSGFTVESLAIYFLHDVVHHVHDVRA, encoded by the coding sequence ATGGCTATCGTCCCCGATGACAAGAACTGGACCTGGGTGCTGGAAAAGACCTGTCCGGAATGTGGTTTCGACGCACCCGCGACCGCGTACGAAAAAGTGCCCGGACTCACGCGCGACTACGCGGCCCGTCTGGCCGGTGCGCTGACCAAGGATGACGCCACCGTTCGTCCGGACGAGAACACCTGGTCGGCGCTGGAATACGCTGCCCACGTCCGCGACGTGTGCCGCATCTTCACCTACCGCACCGATATCGCGGCTCGTCGCGCGGCGACCGATCCTCAGGTCCCGGGCTTCGACGCGACGACCGGCGTCGCCGACGGCCTGCCGCTGTTCTCCAACTGGGATCAGGACGTCACCGCGATCGCCGACAACTACGGCGCCCAGGATCCGGCCGTGGTCGCGACCGAACTCGTCGAGGCGGCCGAATCCATCGCCCGCGCAATCGAATCCGTGCCCGCCGCCGATCATGAATTGGCCGTTCGGCGCAGCGACGGCTCCGGTTTCACCGTAGAGTCACTGGCGATCTACTTCCTGCACGACGTGGTCCACCACGTGCACGACGTCCGGGCCTGA
- a CDS encoding ABC transporter ATP-binding protein: MIRKLFRLVDPADRPRFVRWIGLIIAFSVLQGVCVLLVVPVLRSLLDGDRDAAITWLTVLAATTAAAAVVFYAQAMDGQQIANDLLLGMHHRIGDHLSRLPLGWFGTDRTGRLTHSVSQGTMSIGAVPAHLMQPVISGAVTPIVVAVGMFAFDWRLGAALLAAGAVLVVAHRWSQDAIARSFGAIDHTAVESAGRIVEFAQNQPILRAFGRRGESNRLLDDALVGQRRAYGAMNRNAVTALLTFSVAVQAVFLALMAVGVTLALGGSLDAAELIALLVLITRFAGPLLELVDHSAALRMAAENLDRIDEVLDVQPLPEGGQDCAIAPGKVSFEHVGFGYDDRTVLRDITFEAKPGTLTAIVGPSGAGKTTLLRLVARFWEVNTGTVRVGGVDVRDLSTEALMNQLAMVFQDVYLFDDTIEANIRIGRPGASTEEIREAARLARVDEIVDRLPDGWETRVGEGGVSLSGGERQRVSIARALIKQAPIVLLDEATAALDPDNEAAVGAAVRTLAEQRTLLVVAHRLHTVAAADQILVLDEGGIAQRGTHADLIGQPGRYQDFWRERERAQGWRLVG; this comes from the coding sequence ACTCGTCGATCCGGCCGATCGCCCGCGCTTCGTGCGCTGGATCGGCCTGATCATCGCCTTCTCGGTCCTCCAAGGCGTCTGCGTGCTGCTCGTGGTTCCCGTCCTGCGTTCGCTGCTGGACGGCGACCGGGACGCCGCGATCACCTGGCTGACCGTGCTGGCGGCGACCACGGCCGCGGCGGCCGTCGTGTTCTACGCCCAGGCGATGGACGGCCAGCAGATCGCCAACGACCTGCTGCTCGGCATGCACCACCGCATCGGCGATCACCTCTCGCGGCTGCCGCTGGGCTGGTTCGGCACCGATCGCACCGGCCGCCTGACGCATTCGGTCTCGCAGGGCACGATGAGCATCGGTGCCGTGCCCGCGCACCTGATGCAACCCGTGATCAGCGGTGCGGTCACGCCGATTGTCGTCGCCGTCGGCATGTTCGCCTTCGATTGGCGGCTGGGGGCGGCTCTGCTCGCCGCGGGAGCGGTGCTCGTGGTGGCACACAGGTGGTCCCAGGATGCCATCGCACGCAGTTTCGGCGCCATCGATCACACTGCGGTCGAATCGGCCGGACGCATAGTCGAATTCGCGCAGAACCAGCCGATCCTGCGCGCCTTCGGCCGCCGCGGCGAGAGCAACCGTCTGCTCGACGACGCGCTCGTCGGCCAGCGCCGCGCCTACGGCGCGATGAACCGCAACGCGGTGACCGCGCTGCTCACCTTCTCGGTCGCGGTGCAGGCCGTCTTCCTCGCGCTCATGGCCGTGGGAGTGACGCTGGCACTGGGCGGTTCGTTGGACGCCGCCGAATTGATCGCGCTGCTGGTGCTGATCACCCGCTTCGCCGGGCCGCTGCTCGAGCTGGTCGACCACTCCGCCGCACTGCGCATGGCCGCGGAAAACCTCGACCGCATCGACGAGGTCCTCGACGTTCAGCCGCTGCCCGAAGGCGGCCAAGACTGCGCGATCGCCCCCGGCAAGGTCAGCTTCGAGCACGTCGGCTTCGGTTACGACGACCGGACGGTACTGCGCGACATCACCTTCGAAGCGAAACCCGGCACGCTGACCGCGATCGTCGGCCCGTCGGGCGCGGGCAAGACCACGCTGCTGCGGCTGGTCGCCAGATTCTGGGAGGTGAACACCGGCACGGTCCGCGTCGGCGGCGTCGATGTCCGCGACCTGTCCACCGAGGCGCTGATGAACCAGCTGGCCATGGTGTTCCAGGATGTGTACCTCTTCGACGACACGATCGAAGCCAACATTCGCATCGGCCGGCCCGGAGCCAGCACCGAGGAGATCCGCGAGGCGGCCCGGCTCGCCCGCGTCGACGAGATCGTCGACCGGCTCCCCGACGGCTGGGAGACCCGCGTCGGCGAGGGCGGCGTCAGCCTGTCCGGCGGTGAGCGCCAACGGGTTTCGATCGCCCGGGCACTGATCAAACAGGCCCCGATCGTGCTCCTCGACGAAGCCACCGCGGCGCTGGACCCGGACAACGAGGCGGCGGTCGGCGCGGCCGTGCGCACCCTCGCCGAGCAGCGCACCCTGCTCGTGGTCGCGCACCGCCTGCACACCGTCGCCGCCGCCGACCAGATCCTCGTCCTCGACGAGGGCGGTATCGCACAGCGCGGCACGCACGCCGACCTGATCGGCCAACCCGGTCGCTACCAGGACTTCTGGCGGGAGCGCGAACGTGCCCAGGGCTGGCGTCTGGTCGGCTGA